The stretch of DNA AACTCCATCCAGATGCGTCGTATTACCATGTTGAAGGTGATCAATGCCATCATTGAACGCCAAAAGGGGTTCTTTTTGAGGGGTGCAGATTATTTAAAGCCCATGGTCCTGAGAGATATTGCCGAAGATATCAGTATGGATATTTCCACTATCAGTCGTGTCACCAGTGGAAAATATGCCCAGACTGATTGGGGTACCTTTGAACTGCGATATTTTTTCAGTGAGGGTATCGAAGCCGAAGATGGGGAAAATATTTCAACCAGACGCATTAAAGAGCGTTTGCGGGTTATCATTGAAGAAGAGGATAAGTCCCATCCTATTTCTGATGAGGCTATTTCCAAAGTTTTACAAAAGGATGGTTTCCCCATTGCCCGTCGCACTGTGGCAAAATACCGGGAACAACTCAATATTCCTGTTGCCCGGCTTCGCCGAGAAATATAATTCTGTACAAATCGGGTGTTTTCAATTAAACCGGTAATTTCATTCTTTATTATATATTGCTACGCCGTGGCAGGCCCGGCTTCGCCGAGAAATATGAACATTTCATGCTTCCAAGCGAGGATTCGAATCCTCGCCTGGTTGACCCCAAAACCCATTATTCAGTTATATAACCTTTTATGAATGGCTCGGAGCACTACCATGGTGTTCAGGATGGTGACTCCGATGATCCAGGCGAGATGCTCAAGTAATTCAATGCTCCACACCTGATTAAAAATTCCTCGGCTTAATTCAACACCATGAAAAAGGGGGGTAAACCAGGCAATGAGTTGTATTGCCTGGGGTAATTGATTCATGGGGAAGAAAATTCCCGAGAATAAAAAGAGGGGTGTGAGAAAGAGGGTGAAGAAGTAGTTAAATAGTTCGATTTCCTTGATCATTGAGGTGAACAGAAGTCCGATGGTGGCGAACATGAACCCTATGATAAAGATCAAAGGAAAAATAAACAGGATACCCCAGTGCAGTCCCATTCCAAACAAAAAGAGGATGGACAAAAAAGCACCACCATAAATGGTTCCCCTCGTCGCCCCCCAGAATAATTCTCCCAGTGCCAGATCCTTGGGATTGACAGGTGTGGAGAGTATGCCATCATAGATTCGATCAAAATTCATTTTTACAAAAACGTTGTAGGTGGTCTCAAGTGTCGCACCCCACATGATGCTGGAAATCAGAAGTCCAGGGGCAATAAAGTTGATGTAGGGAAGACCTTCCATTTCGGTGATATATGCACCCAGACCCAGACCCATGCCCAGGAGATAGAGGAAGGGCTCAAAAAAGTTGGGCAGGATATTCAATTTCCAGGTTCTCTTA from Candidatus Neomarinimicrobiota bacterium encodes:
- a CDS encoding ABC transporter permease, giving the protein MRIKAPKVRIFAALRVWQRNATVYKRTWKLNILPNFFEPFLYLLGMGLGLGAYITEMEGLPYINFIAPGLLISSIMWGATLETTYNVFVKMNFDRIYDGILSTPVNPKDLALGELFWGATRGTIYGGAFLSILFLFGMGLHWGILFIFPLIFIIGFMFATIGLLFTSMIKEIELFNYFFTLFLTPLFLFSGIFFPMNQLPQAIQLIAWFTPLFHGVELSRGIFNQVWSIELLEHLAWIIGVTILNTMVVLRAIHKRLYN